The DNA window AGCAGCACCGCGAGTCCCACGTAGGTGCCCCGCGCGGACAGGATGGTGGCCAGCCGACGGGCCCCCGCCCGGCCTTCTTTGACCATGTCCTCCACGCGGGCGATCGATACCGTGGACACCGCGCTGTCGATGGCCGCGAACAGCCCGCCGATCGTGATCAGGATGATCGCCGCGACGACGAACCATATGTCGTCGGGCACGCTCACTTCTCCTCGGGGGGCACATCGGTGGCGCCCGGATCACCGGTGAAACCGATGTTGGACAACAGCCGCGCGTCCCGGTCGGACTGCCGCTGCTGTTGAGCGAGCCGGTGCCGCTCGGCGTAGAAGGCGTCGAGGATCTCGTTCTGCAAACCGAACATCTCCCGCTCCTCGTCGGGATCGGCATGGTCGAAACCGAGGAGATGCAGGACACCGTGGATGGTCAGCATCGACAGTTCGTGGTCGAAGGACCTCTTGGCCGTCTTCGCCTGCTGCGCAGCGAACTCCGGGCACAGCACGATGTCACCGAGAATGGCCGGCCCCAGATCCGCGGCGTCGGGACGACCGCCCGGCACCAGCTCGTCCATCGGGAAGCTCATCACGTCGGTCGGCCCCGGCAGGTCCATCCACTGCACGTGCATGTCGGCCATCGTGTCCTCGTCGACGCACAGCACCGACAGGAGCGCGGCCGGGTTCACGTCCATCGCGACGATGGCGAACCGGGCTGCCTCGATGATGAGTTCGGCGGGAACCTCGACGCCGGATTCGTTGGCGAACTCGATGCTCATGAGCGACGTCCGTGGTTGGCCGATCGTCGGGCCGCCCGGTTACCTGGCAGCCGGTCGGCGTCGCGCAACTGTCCGCGTTGCGACTCCTCGGCGCGGCCGTAGGCGTCGACGATGTCGGCAACCAGCCGGTGCCGCACCACATCCTGACTGGTCAGCTTGGAGAAATGGATGTCGTCGATACCGTCGAGGATGTCGGTTGCCGCGAGCAGACCGCTGCGGGCACCGCCGGGAAGATCGACCTGGGACACGTCACCGGTGACGACCACCTTGGAGCCGAAGCCGAGGCGGGTCAGGAACATCTTCATCTGCTCGGTCGTGGTGTTCTGGGCCTCGTCGAGGATGATGAACGAGTCGTTGAGCGTGCGGCCGCGCATGAAGGCCAGCGGAGCCACCTCGATCACCCCGGCCGCCATCAGCTTGGGGATGGACTCCGGGTCGATCATGTCGTGCAGCGCGTCGTAGAGCGGCCGCAGGTACGGGTCGATCTTCTCACTGAGCGTCCCGGGCAGGAATCCGAGGCGCTCGCCGGCCTCCACCGCCGGCCGGGTCAGGATGATCCGGTTGACCGACTTCGACTGCAGGGCCTGCACCGCCTTGGCCATCGCCAGGTAGGTCTTACCGGTACCGGCGGGGCCGATCCCGAAGACGATGGTGTGGTCGTCGATCGCGTCGACGTATTTCTTCTGGTTCAGCGTCTTGGGCCGGATGGTCTTGCCACGCCGGGAGATGATGTCCAGCGACAGCACGTCGGCGGGCGACTCCGCGGTTTGTTCGGAAAGCATCGACACGCCCTGACGGACCAGATCAGGGGTCAGCGGGGTGCCGCGTCCCACGAGATCGACGAGTTCGGCGATGACCCGCTCGGACGCGGCGACGTCGGCAGGTGCTCCGGTGAAAGTGACCTGATTGCCGCGCACGTGGATGTCGGCGGGCAGCAGCTGTTCGAGAGTGCGCAGGTTGACGTCACTGGCACCGAGCAGCCCGAACACCATGTCGGGAGAGATCTCCACGGTGGATTTCCCACCCACCCGCCTGCTCGACGTGACCACAGGTCGGCGCGACGCTGCCGCACTCGACTGCCCGCTCGTGTCGGGATTGTCGTCAGTCACGTATGAGATCACTCCTAGGGATGCGGGGCGCCGGTGGCGCGCATGTGTGGGCTTCACGTCAGTGTATCGCGGAGCAACCGCCGATCAGCAGGCAATATTCCGCGGGCACTCAGATCCCGAGCACCCGCATGGTCTGCCGGTTGCCGACGCTGCGCGGATCGACGAAGACGTCGTGTCCTTCCTCTGGTACCACGATCAGCTCCGCGGATTGTCCCCGGGCGGTCACGGCCTCGACGTAGTCACGGCTCACCGCAACCGGGATGGCGGTGTCCTTGTCGCCGTGCACGGCCACCACGTGGGCGTCGAAGACGGGCGCTTCGAGTGGGGAGGCATCGCGGTAGCGCTGTGGGGCGTCGGCGTAATCGGCGCCGAGGAACGCCCGCACCGACGGCCGGCCTGCCTTGCCCGCCCCCACCAGATCGAGGGCGGCCGATTGTGCGACGACGGTGGTGATGCGCGTCTTCGCCGTCCGCGCGCCGAGACGGGCGACCGCGGCCACCGCGAGCTGGCCGCCCGCGGAGTGCCCGACGACACCGACCGAGGACCAGTCGACCACCCGCGCGACCTCGTCGGGCAGCGCGTTCCGGGCCTGCTCGTCGAGTGCGGTGAGCGCGGCGACGACGTCGGTCAGGCTGTTC is part of the Gordonia bronchialis DSM 43247 genome and encodes:
- the ybeY gene encoding rRNA maturation RNase YbeY, which encodes MSIEFANESGVEVPAELIIEAARFAIVAMDVNPAALLSVLCVDEDTMADMHVQWMDLPGPTDVMSFPMDELVPGGRPDAADLGPAILGDIVLCPEFAAQQAKTAKRSFDHELSMLTIHGVLHLLGFDHADPDEEREMFGLQNEILDAFYAERHRLAQQQRQSDRDARLLSNIGFTGDPGATDVPPEEK
- a CDS encoding PhoH family protein, with product MTDDNPDTSGQSSAAASRRPVVTSSRRVGGKSTVEISPDMVFGLLGASDVNLRTLEQLLPADIHVRGNQVTFTGAPADVAASERVIAELVDLVGRGTPLTPDLVRQGVSMLSEQTAESPADVLSLDIISRRGKTIRPKTLNQKKYVDAIDDHTIVFGIGPAGTGKTYLAMAKAVQALQSKSVNRIILTRPAVEAGERLGFLPGTLSEKIDPYLRPLYDALHDMIDPESIPKLMAAGVIEVAPLAFMRGRTLNDSFIILDEAQNTTTEQMKMFLTRLGFGSKVVVTGDVSQVDLPGGARSGLLAATDILDGIDDIHFSKLTSQDVVRHRLVADIVDAYGRAEESQRGQLRDADRLPGNRAARRSANHGRRS
- a CDS encoding alpha/beta hydrolase family protein, translating into MEPVKRCPVHRTKIEYGSAPSQYGHLYHAADPADLPAVVRPVVLIHGGYWTTEFGLTIESAIARRYAERGALVWNIEYRRIGEPGGGWPNSLTDVVAALTALDEQARNALPDEVARVVDWSSVGVVGHSAGGQLAVAAVARLGARTAKTRITTVVAQSAALDLVGAGKAGRPSVRAFLGADYADAPQRYRDASPLEAPVFDAHVVAVHGDKDTAIPVAVSRDYVEAVTARGQSAELIVVPEEGHDVFVDPRSVGNRQTMRVLGI